From one Paenibacillus sp. FSL K6-1330 genomic stretch:
- a CDS encoding serine hydrolase domain-containing protein has translation MKKRLSRMLVTLLAVTLVLPAGVMAADNSQVAAGGGLQKTAAEKAKLLTETYGTTSVQYALIDNGVITVSGQAGVNDIEGKKPLTKETMYGIGSTSKVFTAAAVMKLVDEEKINLDTPLVQYIPEFTMKDERYKKITPRMLLNHSSGLQGSSLNNAFLFEDNDPHAHDTLLKQLSTQNLKADPGAFSVYCNDGFTLAEILVEKVSGKEFTAFIHQSFTEPLDLDHTKTSQDTLELSQMAGLYFPTHQGQLPNETVNVIGTGGIYSTAEDLVQFAQIFTGEAEGILSDKSVKAMEQEEYKKGLWPEDADNSFDYGLGWDSVRLFPFNQYDMKAVTKGGDTILYHASLVVLPEQNMAAAVLSSGGSSSTNQLLANDILLHALKEKGTIKEFKPEKSFGKPVKADMPSDIAKNAGYYGVTNQQMKVDIKDGELSITVPMVPDYPAEKYVYTADGTFVSADGSTKVSFVKEKNDRLYLWVRQYVTIPGLGQMALSHYTAEKMEANPLSKETAAAWAKREGETFYPLNEKFTSLMYFITKPTVEINSKSGLEGYLIDKKIIDSDTAVSQHQVPAIGSRDTSEFRFYKEKGVEYLEGAGSLFVSGKDVKPLYKGKKSTVTLQADGYAKWYTVPKQAAGKTMTVTLPAQGAFAVYDEKGAVVNYSIVSGSNEVKLPANGAVVFAGAPSSAFGITLK, from the coding sequence TTGAAGAAAAGACTATCACGGATGCTCGTAACCCTTCTCGCAGTCACACTGGTTCTTCCTGCTGGGGTAATGGCAGCAGATAACAGCCAAGTTGCTGCTGGAGGAGGCCTTCAGAAAACCGCCGCAGAGAAAGCCAAGCTGCTCACCGAGACTTATGGTACGACAAGCGTTCAATATGCCCTTATCGACAACGGAGTGATTACCGTGTCCGGTCAAGCGGGCGTCAATGATATCGAAGGAAAGAAACCGCTGACCAAGGAAACGATGTATGGCATCGGCTCCACGAGTAAAGTGTTCACCGCCGCTGCGGTCATGAAATTGGTGGATGAGGAGAAAATCAACCTGGATACGCCTCTGGTTCAGTACATACCCGAATTCACGATGAAAGACGAACGTTACAAAAAAATCACGCCGCGCATGCTGCTCAACCATTCCTCCGGACTGCAGGGTTCCAGCCTGAACAATGCATTTTTGTTCGAAGATAATGACCCTCATGCACATGACACGCTGCTGAAGCAGCTGTCCACCCAAAATCTGAAAGCAGACCCGGGTGCATTTTCCGTTTATTGTAATGATGGATTCACGCTAGCTGAGATACTGGTAGAGAAAGTGAGCGGCAAGGAGTTTACCGCATTCATTCATCAATCTTTTACCGAGCCGTTAGATTTGGACCACACGAAGACATCCCAAGATACGTTGGAGTTAAGCCAAATGGCGGGTCTGTATTTTCCTACTCACCAAGGACAGCTTCCTAACGAGACGGTCAATGTGATCGGAACCGGCGGCATCTATTCTACGGCTGAAGACCTGGTGCAGTTCGCGCAGATCTTCACTGGGGAAGCCGAAGGCATTCTTTCCGACAAATCCGTTAAAGCCATGGAGCAGGAAGAATATAAAAAAGGTCTGTGGCCCGAAGATGCCGATAACTCGTTCGATTACGGACTCGGCTGGGACAGCGTGAGACTGTTCCCGTTTAACCAATATGACATGAAAGCCGTAACCAAAGGCGGAGACACTATCCTGTATCATGCTTCGCTCGTAGTTCTTCCAGAGCAAAATATGGCTGCCGCCGTATTATCTTCCGGGGGTTCCAGCTCAACCAACCAATTGTTGGCCAACGACATTCTGCTGCATGCCCTTAAGGAAAAAGGCACGATCAAGGAATTCAAGCCGGAAAAATCATTCGGCAAACCAGTCAAGGCCGACATGCCTAGCGACATCGCCAAAAATGCAGGTTACTATGGCGTGACGAATCAGCAGATGAAAGTCGATATCAAGGACGGCGAACTGTCCATTACCGTACCGATGGTGCCAGACTATCCTGCAGAGAAATATGTATACACTGCAGATGGAACATTTGTCAGCGCGGATGGCAGCACGAAGGTTAGCTTTGTCAAAGAAAAGAATGACCGCCTCTACTTGTGGGTAAGACAATATGTAACGATTCCTGGACTTGGGCAAATGGCTTTATCGCATTATACCGCCGAGAAAATGGAAGCGAACCCGTTATCCAAGGAGACCGCTGCCGCTTGGGCCAAGCGGGAAGGCGAAACGTTCTATCCATTGAACGAGAAATTCACATCGCTGATGTACTTCATCACGAAACCGACGGTAGAGATTAACAGCAAGAGTGGTCTGGAAGGATATCTGATCGACAAGAAGATCATCGACTCGGATACCGCAGTAAGCCAGCATCAGGTTCCGGCGATCGGCAGCCGGGATACGTCCGAATTCCGTTTCTATAAGGAAAAGGGCGTAGAGTATCTCGAAGGGGCAGGTTCCCTGTTTGTGAGCGGTAAGGACGTTAAGCCGCTTTATAAAGGAAAAAAATCAACCGTTACCCTGCAAGCCGATGGCTATGCCAAATGGTACACCGTCCCTAAACAAGCTGCAGGCAAAACGATGACCGTCACCCTGCCGGCACAAGGCGCATTCGCCGTGTATGACGAAAAAGGTGCCGTTGTGA
- a CDS encoding phosphatase PAP2 family protein has protein sequence MITRSMDWLQQHDHLIFRWLNRKISNKTVDSMLALVTHMGGAIFTIVLTLSIAFFAPEPWNTMGWQSFIALSLSFLITALIKRKMRRIRPYLALEKVRFEKKPMKDHSFPSGHSTAIFSIITPFLFITPWLSLLLILLALTVSLSRIYLGFHYPSDCLAGCFVGTTSALLIVLS, from the coding sequence ATGATTACTCGTTCGATGGATTGGCTTCAGCAACATGACCACCTTATCTTCCGCTGGTTAAACCGCAAGATCAGCAACAAAACGGTGGATTCGATGCTCGCGCTGGTCACCCATATGGGGGGTGCTATCTTTACCATTGTGCTGACACTTTCGATAGCGTTTTTTGCACCTGAGCCATGGAATACGATGGGGTGGCAGAGTTTTATTGCACTTTCACTCAGCTTCCTGATTACGGCCCTCATCAAAAGGAAGATGCGGCGCATCCGGCCCTATCTGGCACTTGAAAAGGTACGGTTCGAAAAAAAACCGATGAAGGACCATTCGTTTCCTTCCGGACACTCGACGGCCATCTTTTCCATTATCACGCCGTTTCTGTTTATAACACCCTGGCTGTCATTGCTCTTGATCCTGCTGGCCCTTACGGTCAGCCTGTCACGCATTTATCTTGGCTTTCACTATCCTTCGGATTGTTTGGCAGGCTGTTTCGTCGGAACCACCTCGGCGCTGCTTATCGTACTCAGTTAA
- a CDS encoding carbon-nitrogen hydrolase family protein, whose product MKFRVSAVQYHLHTIQSFDDFARQSEHYIRTAEEFEVDFVLFPEFFTTQLMSIGDDQGKALTINDLPDFTDRYRELFQGFAKQYNMHIIGGTHVIRRERKLYNVAHLFYPDGRIAEQAKIHITPSEISGWNMGAGEGLEVFETEKGTIAMLTCYDIEFPEIVRMAKAKGADVIFCPSCTDDRHGFHRVRYTSHARAIENQIYVVLTGTVGSLPTVDLMRANFGQAAIITPNDIPFPPQGLLAEGELNNDMIITADLDLDLLYQVREKGSVTTWRDRRTDLYPDWE is encoded by the coding sequence ATGAAATTCCGCGTTTCTGCCGTGCAATATCATCTGCACACCATTCAATCCTTTGACGATTTTGCCCGTCAGTCGGAGCATTATATCCGGACGGCGGAGGAATTTGAAGTCGATTTTGTGCTGTTTCCGGAATTTTTCACAACCCAACTGATGTCCATCGGGGATGATCAGGGCAAGGCATTGACGATCAATGATCTTCCGGATTTCACAGACCGTTACCGCGAGCTGTTTCAAGGCTTTGCGAAGCAATATAACATGCATATCATTGGCGGGACGCACGTCATTCGCCGGGAAAGGAAGCTGTACAATGTAGCGCATCTGTTCTATCCGGACGGCCGCATTGCGGAGCAAGCCAAGATCCATATCACGCCTTCGGAGATTAGCGGATGGAATATGGGAGCGGGTGAAGGACTCGAAGTGTTCGAGACGGAAAAAGGCACCATTGCGATGCTGACCTGCTATGACATCGAATTCCCTGAGATTGTGCGCATGGCCAAGGCTAAAGGGGCCGACGTCATTTTCTGTCCGTCCTGTACGGATGATCGGCACGGATTTCACCGCGTGCGTTATACCAGCCATGCCCGCGCCATTGAGAATCAAATCTATGTGGTGCTGACCGGTACCGTTGGCTCGCTGCCAACCGTGGATCTGATGCGTGCCAACTTCGGACAGGCGGCCATCATTACCCCGAACGATATCCCGTTTCCTCCGCAGGGCCTGCTGGCCGAGGGAGAGCTGAACAACGACATGATCATTACCGCCGATCTTGATCTGGATTTATTGTATCAAGTGCGCGAGAAGGGATCCGTCACGACATGGCGCGATCGCCGCACGGATTTGTATCCGGATTGGGAATAA
- a CDS encoding GNAT family N-acetyltransferase — protein MARFHQQFYVFDDARPVPVVIRSYTEADFDELIFIQSETFPPPYPPEQWWNKEQLNQHVTLFPEGALCVEVGGMLAGSITSLIVDYDPWEPAHSWAETTDNGYIRTHKPDGNTLYIADICVRPRFRKLGLGKWLIQSLYHVTVNRGLDRLLGGGRMPGYHRHAHEMSAAEYLDAVVRGDLKDPVITFLLRCGRTPVGVAAEYLEDEESCNYGALMEWKNPFRG, from the coding sequence ATGGCCCGGTTTCATCAACAGTTTTATGTATTTGACGACGCTCGGCCGGTGCCGGTTGTCATTCGAAGCTACACGGAAGCGGATTTTGACGAGCTGATCTTCATTCAATCCGAGACGTTCCCGCCCCCATATCCGCCGGAGCAGTGGTGGAACAAGGAGCAGCTGAATCAGCACGTCACTTTATTCCCTGAGGGCGCTCTGTGCGTTGAAGTGGGCGGGATGCTCGCCGGGTCGATTACCTCGCTCATTGTGGATTACGATCCATGGGAGCCTGCGCACTCCTGGGCGGAGACCACGGATAACGGGTATATCCGGACCCATAAGCCGGACGGGAATACGCTATACATTGCCGACATTTGTGTCAGGCCGCGCTTCCGTAAGCTTGGACTCGGCAAATGGTTGATTCAGTCGCTGTATCATGTGACGGTGAATCGGGGACTGGACCGACTGCTTGGCGGCGGACGGATGCCCGGCTATCATCGGCATGCCCATGAAATGTCGGCTGCGGAGTATCTGGACGCTGTTGTCCGAGGAGATCTCAAGGATCCGGTGATTACCTTCCTGCTGCGTTGCGGCCGGACGCCCGTCGGGGTGGCAGCGGAGTATTTGGAGGATGAGGAATCCTGCAATTATGGGGCTCTGATGGAATGGAAGAATCCGTTTAGAGGATGA
- a CDS encoding GNAT family N-acetyltransferase — translation MEYIRITSIDDPLFRKMHNLMKDVFPPEEVLEFSLWKEPLEDPGIRVFVALHEDEVVGTTEYRYYEDWNVAMTDFTIIGREGLGIGRFLAQHRLKDLNELAAANGKALFGMFAEIYDPYRVQDYAFGGVKPMDPFVRREVLSHLGYKRTDIAYVHPSWNNDGEAVSGLDFCFMPGDDTVNELPAELIVNFLKRYYSVLPEKPQAWNDMVAKLETQEKVSLLPL, via the coding sequence ATGGAATATATCCGTATTACAAGCATCGACGATCCTTTGTTCCGCAAAATGCACAATCTGATGAAGGACGTGTTCCCTCCGGAAGAGGTGCTGGAATTCAGCCTATGGAAAGAACCGCTGGAGGATCCGGGTATTCGGGTGTTTGTTGCCCTGCATGAGGACGAAGTGGTGGGCACTACGGAATACCGCTATTACGAGGATTGGAATGTAGCGATGACCGATTTTACTATTATCGGGCGCGAAGGGCTTGGTATCGGCCGATTCCTGGCACAGCATCGCTTGAAGGATCTGAATGAGCTGGCGGCCGCAAACGGCAAAGCGTTGTTCGGCATGTTTGCCGAGATCTACGATCCATATCGGGTACAGGACTATGCATTCGGCGGGGTAAAGCCGATGGATCCGTTCGTTCGCCGCGAGGTGCTGTCGCATCTTGGCTACAAACGCACGGATATCGCCTACGTTCACCCATCCTGGAATAATGATGGCGAAGCGGTGAGCGGGCTCGACTTCTGCTTCATGCCGGGCGATGATACTGTCAATGAATTGCCTGCAGAGCTGATCGTGAACTTCCTGAAACGTTACTATTCTGTGCTGCCTGAGAAACCACAGGCCTGGAACGACATGGTGGCCAAGCTGGAAACGCAGGAGAAGGTATCCCTGCTCCCGCTGTAA
- a CDS encoding DUF1934 domain-containing protein yields MNDRKQVSIRLQSLHEGENTIQELPAEAFIKGNVLYVRYTEPALGPHQGETRAMLKLTEDELKLIRHGEVESEQSFRLGQRLPGYYRSPFTSFNLSTYTQRLELALEGVSGRAAWAYDLYVSGELSGHFSISLTIQEAHES; encoded by the coding sequence ATGAACGACCGAAAACAAGTGAGCATCCGTCTTCAAAGCCTTCACGAAGGGGAGAATACGATACAGGAGCTTCCGGCGGAGGCGTTTATTAAAGGGAATGTCCTGTATGTTCGCTATACAGAACCAGCGCTTGGACCGCATCAAGGGGAGACCCGGGCGATGCTTAAGCTGACGGAGGACGAGCTGAAATTGATTCGTCACGGCGAGGTGGAGTCCGAGCAGTCGTTTCGGTTAGGCCAGCGATTGCCGGGGTATTACCGCTCCCCGTTCACTTCATTTAATCTCTCTACGTACACGCAGCGTCTGGAGCTAGCGCTTGAAGGCGTGTCCGGACGAGCGGCTTGGGCGTACGATTTATATGTGTCGGGCGAGTTATCAGGACACTTTTCTATTAGTTTGACTATTCAGGAGGCACATGAATCATGA
- the argS gene encoding arginine--tRNA ligase, with protein sequence MTMNPLDHINGLVAEAVADAAVAAGLVSREELPGITLEVPKDKSHGDLATNVAMQLTRIAKKNPRQIAEAILEHLDMAKASIEKAEIAGPGFINFTLDKGYLYPIVALVEEQGDNYGRIATGEGQKVQMEFVSANPTGSLHLGHARGAAVGDALCNVLDFAGYEVTREYYINDAGNQVVNLIKSLEARYLQELGQDAEMPEDGYHGEDIKGFAKELVAEKGESLLSMDPGERTAFLRQFGLEKELDKIKRDLNRFRVHFDEWFSETSLYENGLVEKSLEELKSKGEAYEKDGATWLRTTDYGDDKDRVLVKNDGTYTYLTPDIAYHRNKYERGYDKILNIWGADHHGYIPRMRAAMEALGNDPDKLIVLIAQMVSLFQDGEKVKMSKRTGKAVTMEDLMDEVGVDAIRYFFTMRSMDSHLDFDMDLAVSTSNENPVFYVQYAHARICSVFRQAEEQGVNLLPLSEANLSVLTTEHEYDILRKIGELPQEVSLAAENYAPHRLIRYVYELASLFHSYYRAERVITEDADQTQARLALLRAVRAVIANVLRLMGVSAPERM encoded by the coding sequence ATGACAATGAATCCATTAGATCACATTAACGGGCTGGTTGCAGAAGCGGTGGCTGACGCTGCCGTTGCTGCAGGACTGGTTTCCCGTGAGGAATTGCCGGGCATAACGCTGGAAGTTCCCAAGGATAAGTCGCATGGCGACTTGGCTACGAACGTAGCGATGCAGTTGACACGAATCGCCAAGAAGAACCCGCGGCAAATTGCGGAGGCTATCTTGGAACATTTGGATATGGCGAAAGCTTCGATTGAAAAAGCGGAAATAGCCGGACCCGGATTCATTAACTTTACCTTGGACAAGGGATACCTCTATCCGATCGTTGCATTGGTAGAAGAACAGGGTGACAACTACGGACGGATTGCTACGGGCGAGGGGCAAAAGGTTCAGATGGAGTTTGTCAGCGCTAATCCCACCGGAAGTCTGCACCTGGGACATGCCCGCGGAGCAGCGGTAGGCGATGCCCTCTGCAATGTGCTTGATTTTGCAGGATACGAGGTTACGCGCGAATACTATATCAATGATGCTGGCAACCAAGTGGTGAACCTGATTAAATCCCTCGAAGCCCGTTATTTGCAGGAGCTCGGCCAGGATGCCGAAATGCCGGAAGATGGATACCACGGCGAAGATATCAAAGGGTTTGCCAAAGAGCTTGTAGCTGAGAAGGGCGAATCTTTGCTGTCCATGGATCCAGGCGAGAGAACGGCATTCCTTCGTCAGTTCGGACTTGAGAAGGAACTGGATAAAATCAAACGCGATTTGAATCGATTCCGCGTTCATTTTGACGAATGGTTTAGTGAGACATCCCTGTACGAGAATGGACTTGTGGAGAAATCCCTGGAAGAGCTGAAATCGAAGGGCGAAGCTTATGAGAAGGATGGGGCAACCTGGCTTCGTACAACTGACTATGGGGACGACAAAGACCGCGTCCTCGTGAAGAATGACGGAACCTATACTTACCTGACGCCGGATATTGCATACCACCGCAATAAATACGAGCGCGGCTATGACAAGATTCTTAATATTTGGGGAGCCGATCACCATGGTTATATTCCACGGATGAGGGCTGCTATGGAGGCACTCGGCAATGATCCGGACAAATTAATTGTATTGATCGCCCAGATGGTCAGTCTGTTCCAGGATGGCGAGAAGGTGAAAATGTCCAAGCGTACCGGTAAAGCGGTCACGATGGAAGATCTGATGGATGAAGTCGGCGTGGACGCAATCCGCTATTTCTTCACCATGCGCAGCATGGACTCCCACCTGGATTTCGATATGGATCTGGCGGTGTCTACGTCCAATGAGAATCCGGTCTTCTATGTTCAGTATGCCCACGCACGTATTTGCAGCGTATTCCGCCAAGCGGAGGAGCAAGGCGTTAACCTCCTGCCGCTTTCCGAAGCGAACCTGAGCGTTCTTACAACCGAGCATGAGTACGACATTTTGCGCAAAATAGGAGAGCTCCCGCAGGAAGTGTCGCTTGCTGCTGAGAACTATGCTCCGCACCGACTCATTCGGTATGTATATGAGCTGGCTTCCTTGTTCCACAGCTACTATCGAGCCGAGCGCGTGATTACGGAGGATGCGGATCAAACGCAGGCTCGCCTGGCTTTGCTTCGAGCTGTTCGTGCGGTCATCGCTAACGTGCTTCGCCTGATGGGCGTATCGGCGCCGGAACGGATGTAA
- a CDS encoding S8 family peptidase produces MDYTRIMQSLLTETNPMRNVREMNRRLLTFHDPKLYQECIREWNRLVGKRRFPSSVSYSPLTRTIIAPAPQTAKFESEFQNELMVEEDEQVHIHAIQGTIGTLTGIPWGIKQIKAPQAWSVSTGHRMKIAVIDTGVDFAHPDLKYSLTRGVNLVHRNLPPYDDNGHGTHISGTIAAANSTQGMIGVAPRSVVYPVKAFDHNGSAFVSDIILAIDWCVRSEIDIINMSFGMQTRSRTLLDIVGKANQAGVIIVASSGNDGKRRTADYPARYPQTISVGATDRNRKIPSFSNRGQFVDIYAPGDKIVSAWLQGKYHEMSGTSMATSHVSGAIALLLAQKPDLKKTATLKALLRRTSSPLKLKKGHSASDGEVNALKFLREGMKL; encoded by the coding sequence ATGGATTACACCCGGATCATGCAATCACTACTTACAGAGACGAACCCTATGCGGAACGTCCGGGAAATGAACCGGCGGCTCCTTACGTTTCATGACCCTAAGCTGTACCAGGAATGTATCCGCGAATGGAATCGACTTGTCGGGAAAAGGCGTTTTCCGAGTTCGGTCAGCTATTCGCCGCTTACCCGCACCATCATCGCTCCAGCTCCCCAAACCGCGAAGTTTGAGTCGGAGTTTCAGAATGAACTGATGGTTGAAGAGGATGAACAGGTTCATATCCATGCCATACAGGGGACAATTGGAACGTTAACCGGGATCCCATGGGGTATCAAGCAAATCAAAGCCCCTCAAGCCTGGTCGGTCTCGACAGGACACCGCATGAAGATTGCCGTTATCGACACGGGGGTGGATTTCGCTCACCCCGATCTGAAGTATTCGCTGACTCGAGGGGTTAACCTCGTCCACCGAAACCTACCGCCATATGATGACAATGGGCACGGAACACATATTTCGGGTACCATCGCTGCTGCGAACAGCACGCAGGGAATGATTGGCGTTGCTCCAAGATCTGTAGTGTATCCAGTCAAAGCCTTTGATCATAACGGATCCGCCTTTGTGTCGGACATCATTCTGGCCATCGACTGGTGCGTGCGGTCCGAGATCGATATCATTAATATGAGTTTCGGTATGCAGACCCGAAGCCGTACGCTGCTGGATATTGTAGGCAAGGCCAACCAAGCAGGCGTCATTATTGTAGCCTCCTCCGGCAATGACGGTAAGCGCCGTACCGCGGACTATCCTGCCCGTTATCCTCAAACCATATCCGTCGGAGCTACCGACCGCAACCGGAAAATCCCTTCCTTTAGCAATCGTGGACAATTTGTCGATATTTATGCACCTGGAGATAAAATCGTGTCCGCGTGGCTGCAAGGAAAATACCACGAGATGAGTGGCACCTCCATGGCGACTTCCCACGTCAGCGGAGCGATTGCCCTACTGCTTGCGCAGAAGCCCGACCTGAAAAAAACGGCTACCCTTAAGGCCCTGCTGCGACGCACCTCCTCTCCCCTTAAGCTCAAAAAAGGACACAGCGCCTCCGATGGAGAGGTAAATGCCTTGAAATTTTTGCGCGAGGGCATGAAATTATAA
- the rpoE gene encoding DNA-directed RNA polymerase subunit delta — protein MSNPLNLKIDPEKIQEIPMVDLAFMVLKAANTPYYYRDLMNEVAKLRGFTEKEINETIAQLYTEINIDGRFACVGTNLWGLKRWYPLEKSEDPIANAKRPRIINDEDDDDDDFTDEEETYSGDDAEEDFDSIDDEDDDHDDLFPDDDDAEDDVDEEVVLDDDELDDEDSESEEEDDLEEEAFEEDDKD, from the coding sequence GTGAGTAATCCGCTCAATTTAAAGATCGATCCGGAGAAGATTCAGGAAATCCCAATGGTTGACCTGGCTTTTATGGTTCTGAAGGCGGCGAATACGCCGTATTATTACCGTGACCTTATGAATGAGGTGGCCAAGCTTCGTGGCTTTACGGAAAAGGAAATTAACGAAACGATTGCCCAGTTATATACCGAGATCAATATAGACGGACGTTTCGCATGTGTAGGAACGAATCTGTGGGGACTAAAGCGCTGGTATCCGCTGGAGAAGTCCGAAGATCCGATTGCGAACGCCAAGCGTCCGCGGATCATCAACGATGAAGATGATGATGACGATGACTTCACCGATGAAGAGGAGACTTACAGCGGTGACGATGCCGAGGAGGATTTCGACAGCATCGATGACGAAGATGATGATCACGATGATCTCTTCCCGGATGATGACGATGCCGAGGACGATGTAGACGAAGAGGTTGTTCTGGATGATGACGAATTGGATGACGAGGATTCGGAATCCGAAGAGGAAGATGATCTGGAAGAGGAAGCCTTTGAGGAAGACGATAAGGATTAA
- a CDS encoding CTP synthase has protein sequence MTKYIFVTGGVVSSLGKGITAASLGRLLKNRGLKVTIQKFDPYINIDPGTMSPYQHGEVFVTDDGAETDLDLGHYERFIDINLSKNSNVTTGKVYSSVISKERRGEYLGGTVQVIPHITNEIKERVFRAGREAGSDVVITEIGGTVGDIESLPFLEAIRQIKSDVGRENVMYIHVTLIPYIKAAGEVKTKPTQHSVKELRSIGIQPNVIVCRTEHELSTEMKAKIALFCDIDPNAVVECRDASSLYEVPLNLREEGLDEIVVNHLKLTTPAPDMSEWEDLVERVSKLEKTVEIAIVGKYVALHDAYLSVVESLSHAGFDANADVKIRWVNAEEITADNVEEALSGIGGILVPGGFGDRGIEGKISAIRYARERNIPFFGICLGMQVSVIEYARSIVGLNGANSSEIDPATEYPVIDLLPEQKDIEDLGGTMRLGLYPCKLVPGSLAESCYQDELVYERHRHRYEFNNQYREDIEKAGLRISGTSPDGRLVEIVELPGHPWFLAVQFHPEFTSRPNRPQPLFREFVKASIQHQA, from the coding sequence GTGACAAAGTATATTTTTGTAACAGGCGGGGTCGTGTCATCTCTTGGTAAGGGAATTACCGCCGCTTCGCTCGGTAGATTGCTTAAGAACAGAGGGCTCAAGGTAACGATTCAGAAATTCGATCCGTACATTAATATAGATCCAGGCACCATGAGTCCTTACCAGCATGGCGAAGTATTCGTTACGGACGACGGTGCGGAAACCGACCTGGACCTGGGACACTATGAGCGCTTCATCGATATTAACCTGTCGAAGAACAGCAATGTGACAACAGGGAAAGTATACTCTTCTGTTATCAGCAAGGAACGTCGGGGAGAATATTTGGGCGGTACCGTGCAGGTAATCCCTCATATTACGAACGAAATCAAGGAGCGTGTGTTCCGTGCAGGCCGTGAAGCGGGTTCGGATGTGGTTATTACCGAAATCGGCGGTACGGTTGGCGATATCGAAAGCCTTCCTTTCCTTGAGGCTATTCGTCAGATTAAGAGTGACGTTGGCCGTGAGAACGTGATGTATATTCATGTAACCCTCATTCCATATATTAAGGCAGCCGGTGAAGTGAAAACGAAGCCGACCCAGCACAGTGTAAAAGAACTCCGCAGTATCGGCATTCAGCCGAATGTTATCGTGTGCCGTACGGAGCATGAGCTTTCAACCGAGATGAAAGCAAAAATCGCGCTCTTCTGCGACATCGACCCTAACGCGGTTGTAGAGTGTCGCGATGCCTCCTCGCTGTATGAGGTACCGCTGAATCTGCGTGAAGAAGGCCTTGATGAAATTGTTGTCAATCATTTGAAATTGACCACCCCTGCGCCGGATATGAGCGAGTGGGAGGATCTGGTGGAGCGTGTATCCAAGCTGGAGAAGACCGTTGAGATTGCGATTGTCGGTAAGTATGTCGCACTGCACGATGCCTACCTCAGTGTTGTTGAATCCCTGTCTCATGCAGGCTTTGATGCTAATGCCGATGTGAAGATCCGCTGGGTGAATGCCGAAGAAATTACGGCAGACAACGTGGAAGAGGCGTTAAGTGGGATTGGCGGTATTCTTGTACCGGGTGGATTTGGAGATCGGGGTATCGAAGGCAAGATCAGCGCGATCCGCTATGCTCGCGAACGCAATATTCCATTCTTCGGCATTTGTCTTGGGATGCAAGTGTCCGTTATTGAATATGCCCGTTCGATTGTCGGCCTGAACGGCGCGAACAGCTCGGAAATTGATCCGGCTACCGAATATCCAGTCATTGACCTGCTGCCGGAGCAGAAGGATATTGAGGATCTTGGCGGAACGATGCGCCTGGGTCTGTATCCATGTAAGCTGGTTCCAGGATCGCTTGCAGAGTCCTGCTACCAGGACGAGCTGGTTTATGAAAGACATCGCCACCGGTATGAGTTCAATAACCAATACCGCGAAGATATTGAAAAAGCAGGCCTGCGTATATCCGGTACTTCTCCGGATGGACGTCTGGTAGAAATTGTAGAGCTGCCAGGACACCCTTGGTTCCTTGCTGTGCAATTCCATCCGGAATTCACGTCCCGTCCGAACCGTCCGCAGCCGCTGTTCCGTGAATTTGTAAAAGCCTCGATCCAGCATCAGGCATAA
- a CDS encoding response regulator, whose product MSKESKHKVLIVDDQNGIRILLVEVFSSEGYETFQAANGKAALEIVKTHTPDLVLLDMKIPGMDGLEILKHIKQMNPDIKVIMMTAYGELDMIKEATDLGALMHFTKPFDIDEMRQAVNMQLKGTANNIG is encoded by the coding sequence ATGAGCAAAGAAAGCAAACACAAAGTGCTGATTGTGGATGACCAGAATGGTATCCGCATCTTGCTTGTAGAAGTGTTCAGCAGTGAAGGATATGAGACGTTTCAAGCGGCGAATGGCAAGGCTGCACTTGAAATTGTGAAGACGCATACCCCGGATTTGGTGCTGCTGGATATGAAAATTCCTGGAATGGACGGGCTTGAGATTTTGAAGCATATTAAACAGATGAATCCGGACATTAAGGTGATCATGATGACTGCCTATGGAGAGCTTGACATGATCAAGGAAGCAACCGATCTTGGTGCGTTGATGCATTTTACCAAACCCTTTGATATTGATGAGATGCGGCAAGCCGTCAATATGCAGCTGAAAGGGACCGCCAATAATATCGGTTGA